One Candidatus Thermoplasmatota archaeon DNA segment encodes these proteins:
- a CDS encoding dihydroorotate dehydrogenase electron transfer subunit, with protein MFTIAEHRDETPTTRTIIFKEKLAAVPGQFVMVWVPGVDEFPMSASYTSKDFGITYQVIGDGTKALAAKDVGERIGIRGPYGKGFAIHGKRLLMVAGGAGMAPLAPFIEESVDHKVIVDLVLGAKTKDELLFEGRAERAGAKVHVSTDDGSKGLKGLATESVASVLRNEKFDCIYACGPEKMIVGLLEIAEKHGTPMQASLERIMKCGIGICDSCALDGRHVCRDGPVFSELELRSFEELGRTKLDTSGRKVRI; from the coding sequence ATGTTCACCATCGCCGAGCACAGGGACGAGACGCCCACCACGAGGACGATCATCTTCAAGGAGAAGCTGGCCGCAGTGCCTGGACAATTCGTCATGGTCTGGGTCCCGGGAGTGGACGAGTTCCCGATGTCGGCGTCGTACACCTCGAAGGATTTCGGGATCACTTACCAGGTCATCGGGGACGGGACCAAGGCACTCGCGGCGAAGGATGTCGGGGAGAGGATCGGCATCAGAGGGCCCTATGGGAAGGGGTTTGCTATCCACGGTAAGAGGCTATTGATGGTCGCAGGAGGCGCGGGCATGGCCCCGCTCGCACCGTTCATCGAGGAGTCCGTCGACCACAAGGTCATCGTCGACCTCGTGCTTGGAGCGAAGACCAAAGATGAGCTGCTGTTCGAAGGGCGAGCCGAAAGGGCAGGGGCAAAGGTGCATGTTTCGACCGACGATGGATCGAAAGGATTGAAGGGCCTGGCTACGGAGTCGGTTGCGTCAGTCCTTAGGAATGAGAAGTTCGACTGCATCTATGCTTGTGGCCCCGAGAAGATGATAGTCGGCCTGTTGGAAATCGCGGAGAAGCACGGGACCCCGATGCAGGCATCGCTCGAGAGGATCATGAAGTGCGGGATTGGCATCTGCGATTCCTGCGCTCTTGATGGAAGGCACGTGTGCAGGGACGGCCCGGTTTTCTCCGAACTCGAACTGAGATCATTTGAGGAGCTGGGAAGGACGAAGCTCGACACGAGTGGTCGAAAGGTGCGAATATAG